In the Fusarium oxysporum f. sp. lycopersici 4287 chromosome 9, whole genome shotgun sequence genome, one interval contains:
- a CDS encoding endoribonuclease L-PSP — protein MAPQIEAVSTKSAPAPLPQFSQAVKHNGMVYCSGNIGAIPGTNFELVEGTVKDRARQAIKNLEAILKESGSSLRNIVKMNIYITNMQNFALVNEAYDEFFTLEPKPARTCVAVFQLPLGTDVEIECTAALD, from the exons CTGTTTCTACCAAATCTGCCCCGGCTCCGCTGCCGCAATTCTCCCAGGCCGTCAAGCACAATGGCATGGTGTACTGCTCCGGAAACATCGGAGCCATTCCTGGGACCAATTTTGAGCTGGTAGAGGGAACAGTTAAAGATAGAGCG CGACAAGCTATCAAGAACCTGGAAGCCATCCTCAAAGAGTCCGGCAGCAGCCTGAGAAATATCGTCAAGATGAACATCTACATCACAAATATGCAAAACTTTGCTCTTGTGAATGAGGCCTATGATGAGTTCTTTACTTTGGAGCCCAAGCCG GCTAGAACTTGTGTAGCAGTCTTTCAGCTGCCGTTGGGAactgatgttgagattgagtgCACTGCAGCTCTCGACTAG